In a genomic window of Allomeiothermus silvanus DSM 9946:
- a CDS encoding VOC family protein: MYLTRLAYLHLKVRHLEAAVTFYTRFLDLQLSERFGGTALLVSSGSDAHFELALSEGEPGGPVTLGFAVASEEDFMAAKRFVALEGVRHTLEDRGIAHVLSLHDPDGNTVEIFLDRRKSGGVAFWRGESKAIASG, encoded by the coding sequence ATGTACCTGACTCGGCTCGCTTACCTTCACCTCAAGGTGCGGCACCTCGAGGCCGCCGTGACCTTTTACACCCGGTTTCTGGATTTGCAGCTTTCCGAGCGTTTTGGTGGCACCGCGCTCTTGGTTTCCTCGGGAAGCGATGCCCACTTCGAACTCGCCCTCAGCGAGGGGGAACCCGGCGGACCGGTGACCCTGGGTTTCGCAGTGGCCTCGGAGGAGGATTTCATGGCAGCTAAGCGCTTTGTGGCACTCGAGGGCGTCCGCCATACCCTCGAGGACCGCGGCATCGCCCACGTGCTGTCCCTGCACGACCCCGACGGCAACACCGTGGAGATCTTCCTTGACCGGCGGAAGTCGGGCGGGGTGGCCTTCTGGCGGGGGGAATCGAAAGCAATAGCATCGGGATAA